A region of the Archocentrus centrarchus isolate MPI-CPG fArcCen1 unplaced genomic scaffold, fArcCen1 scaffold_24_ctg1, whole genome shotgun sequence genome:
GTTTCGACAGAAGGGCAGGATGCTTGGCCTCCTCAGGCATCGCTGATCTGTTCAGACGGCCCCCTACTCTCAAAACACCATCTTGCAGGCATGGATCCAATTTAAAAATTGGGCTGGTTCTTTTCACACTTTTGTTTCCTTGCTGTAGAGCTTTTATTTCTTCAGCGTAAGTCTGTCTCTGGCTGTACTTGATCAGCTCCATTTCTGCTCTGGATAACTCTTTAACTGTGAGCATTCGCTTTTTCAGGTTCTTTTTACAGATGTTCATTTGTTCTTCAACCATTggtttgtgtttccctgtgtcatgTTCAGATTCTTTCACAGCGCTCtctaattcttttcttttctcacgCAGGTGTTGCAGTATCTCTTTTAGGCGCAGAATCCAAGCAGTTGCCTTTTTTAGTCTGTACCAGCTAGAGTAATACTCCACAAGTTGGTTCACTGGATCTGTGTTGTCGACCACTGGATTCGTGCATGATACAGCAGCGGATGTCTTCACCTCTTCATCACTTTCTGACAGGTAAGTAGACTGCTCAGGTTGCTCTGGCCAGTCATCTGGATCGCTCAGGAAGCTAGGCCCTTGAAACCAGTTGTCGCTTGACATAAAACTTTCGATCTTTAAGCCTCTTGAAGCTTGATCAGCTGGGTTCTGGGAGGTGTTGACATACTTCCACTGAGCTCTTGTGGTGGCTTCTCTAATGAAAGAGACACGGTTAGCCACAAACATTTTGAAACGAAGAGCGTCATTTTCAATGTACCTTAGTACGGTCGTACTATCTGTCCAGAAGATGGAATGTGTCAAGGGAACTTGGAGTTCTTCTTTCAGCACCCGGTCAACCTTGACTGAGACCATGGCAGCTGTCAACTCCATTCTTGGTATCGTAACTTGTTTGAGCGGAGCGACTCGGGACTTTCCCATCAAGaagcaaatgtgtttctgttccTTCTCATTCGTCAGCAGGAGGAATGACACAACCCCATATCCATCTTGACTTGCGTCTGAAAAATGGTGGATTTGCGCAACCTTGGTTAGTCCGAATGAGCTGGACTTGAAACATCTGCTCACGCTGAGCTCCGACAGCTTGTCAAGGTCTGCTAGCCACTTCTTCCATGTTTGTTGTGGCTTCTGCGGGATTTCCTCATCCCACCCTGTTTTGTCTTTGCAAAGGTTTCTCAGAATGAGCTTGACGGGCAGGAGTAGCGGCGCCAAGAAACCCATCGGGTCATACACCGAACTAACAACCGAAAGGATGCCTCGTCTTGTGCATGGCTTGTCAGACAGCTGAATCTTGAACTTGAAGCTATCGGAATTTTTGCACCATTGCACTCCTAATGCTCGTTCTACTGGTAGTTCGTCCTGCTGCAAGTCCAGATCTTTAACTTCAGCTCCTCTTTCGTTGCCAGGAATGAAACACAGCAAGGCCCTACTGTTGCTTACCCACTTGGTTAAGTGGAACCCGCCACTGGCACACAACTTCGTCAGCTCCTTCACAAGATGCACAGCTTCCTCTTCAGTAGCAACTGACTTCAAACAGTCGTCCACATAGAAATTCTTGAGGATTGTCTCTGCCGCTTCTGGTGAAGTAGTTGTGGCTGCGTCTTGTGCTGTTCTCCTGAGCGCATATGAAGCGCAACTGGGGGACGACGTGGCCCCAAATAGGTGCACGCACATCCTGTACTCTTCCACTGGTTCGTTCAGATTCCCGCCTGGCCACCAAAGGAAGCGCAACAGGTCTGCGTCTTCATCTGGAACCCGCAC
Encoded here:
- the LOC115775631 gene encoding uncharacterized protein LOC115775631, which encodes MNNILEKGYATRVPDEQLSRSDGRVWFIPHHGVYHPKKKKLRVVFDCAATYQGVSLNDRLLQGPDLTNTLIGVLLRFRQEPVALMADIESMFYQVRVPDEDADLLRFLWWPGGNLNEPVEEYRMCVHLFGATSSPSCASYALRRTAQDAATTTSPEAAETILKNFYVDDCLKSVATEEEAVHLVKELTKLCASGGFHLTKWVSNSRALLCFIPGNERGAEVKDLDLQQDELPVERALGVQWCKNSDSFKFKIQLSDKPCTRRGILSVVSSVYDPMGFLAPLLLPVKLILRNLCKDKTGWDEEIPQKPQQTWKKWLADLDKLSELSVSRCFKSSSFGLTKVAQIHHFSDASQDGYGVVSFLLLTNEKEQKHICFLMGKSRVAPLKQVTIPRMELTAAMVSVKVDRVLKEELQVPLTHSIFWTDSTTVLRYIENDALRFKMFVANRVSFIREATTRAQWKYVNTSQNPADQASRGLKIESFMSSDNWFQGPSFLSDPDDWPEQPEQSTYLSESDEEVKTSAAVSCTNPVVDNTDPVNQLVEYYSSWYRLKKATAWILRLKEILQHLREKRKELESAVKESEHDTGKHKPMVEEQMNICKKNLKKRMLTVKELSRAEMELIKYSQRQTYAEEIKALQQGNKSVKRTSPIFKLDPCLQDGVLRVGGRLNRSAMPEEAKHPALLSKQHRVAYLILHHTHLETGCGGRNLVLARLRQRYWIPRANAAARTVITECNLCKRLHAKAGEQKMADLPQDRLLPDKPPFTNTGMDYFGPFEIKRGRAKVKRYGVLFTCLTVRAVHVEVAYSLDTDSCINALRRFQARRGQV